A single genomic interval of Adhaeribacter pallidiroseus harbors:
- a CDS encoding GH3 auxin-responsive promoter family protein yields MGIKAALSKPFAAYMHQRNQAWMQQPALAQQKIFNNLIQKGQQTKFGHDHFFKNIRTHADFTQAVPVRDYEGLAPYLEKVKKGEPDVVWPGKPIYFAKTSGTTSGTKYIPITADSISNHINGARDALLAYVHQTGKSTFLDGKLIFLSGSPELDEVSGIKTGRLSGIANHHVPAYLRRNQLPSYQTNCIEDWEEKLDAIIAETINQRMTLISGIPPWVQMYFDKITARTGKKIKDVFPDFSLFVYGGVNFEPYRAKLMESIGKSIDSIELFPASEGFFAYQNEQDDPGMLLLLNSGIFYEFIPAAEYYNENPRRLPISEVETGINYALVVSSNAGLWSYSIGDTVKFTSINPYKVIVSGRIKHFISAFGEHVIGEEVEKALRNAMQKFKEVEVVEFTVAPYVSQTASKSYHEWLVAFAKPPQDLAAFSQELDKQLRALNVYYDDLIVGNILTPLQLTALPPDAFQRYMKDLGKLGGQNKVPRLSNDRTIAEALLRVKI; encoded by the coding sequence ATGGGTATAAAAGCTGCTTTAAGTAAACCGTTTGCCGCCTACATGCACCAGCGCAACCAAGCCTGGATGCAACAACCGGCGCTGGCGCAGCAGAAAATATTTAATAATCTTATTCAAAAAGGCCAGCAAACTAAGTTTGGTCACGATCATTTTTTTAAAAATATTCGCACCCACGCCGATTTTACCCAGGCCGTACCCGTCCGCGACTACGAAGGTTTAGCGCCTTACCTGGAAAAAGTGAAAAAAGGAGAACCAGATGTAGTATGGCCGGGTAAACCCATTTACTTTGCTAAAACCTCGGGCACCACTTCCGGTACCAAATACATCCCGATTACCGCCGATTCTATTTCGAACCACATTAACGGCGCCCGCGATGCTTTATTAGCCTACGTGCACCAAACCGGTAAATCAACTTTTCTGGATGGTAAATTAATTTTCTTATCGGGTAGCCCGGAGCTCGATGAAGTAAGTGGCATTAAAACGGGTCGCTTATCCGGCATTGCTAACCACCACGTGCCCGCCTATTTGCGGCGCAACCAACTGCCCAGTTACCAAACCAACTGCATTGAGGATTGGGAAGAAAAGCTGGACGCCATTATTGCCGAAACCATCAACCAGCGCATGACGCTTATTTCGGGCATTCCGCCCTGGGTGCAGATGTATTTCGATAAAATTACCGCCCGCACCGGTAAAAAAATAAAAGACGTATTTCCGGATTTTTCCTTGTTTGTGTACGGTGGGGTAAATTTTGAACCATATCGCGCCAAGCTGATGGAAAGCATTGGCAAATCTATTGATTCCATTGAGCTTTTTCCGGCCTCCGAAGGTTTTTTTGCTTACCAAAACGAGCAGGACGATCCCGGGATGTTGTTGCTGCTGAACTCCGGCATATTCTACGAGTTTATTCCGGCCGCTGAATATTACAATGAAAATCCGCGGCGCTTACCTATTTCGGAAGTAGAAACCGGTATAAACTATGCTTTGGTAGTAAGCAGCAATGCTGGTTTATGGAGTTATTCTATCGGCGATACGGTAAAATTTACTTCTATCAACCCGTACAAAGTAATCGTGAGTGGTCGCATCAAGCATTTCATTTCGGCTTTTGGCGAGCACGTTATTGGCGAAGAAGTTGAAAAAGCTTTGCGGAATGCTATGCAAAAATTTAAGGAAGTAGAAGTAGTAGAGTTTACAGTAGCCCCTTACGTAAGCCAAACTGCCAGTAAATCGTACCATGAATGGCTAGTGGCCTTTGCTAAACCACCGCAGGATTTAGCTGCCTTTAGTCAGGAGCTGGACAAACAGTTACGGGCTTTAAACGTGTATTACGATGATTTAATTGTGGGCAACATCTTAACTCCGCTTCAATTAACGGCTTTGCCGCCGGATGCTTTTCAACGCTACATGAAAGATTTAGGTAAACTGGGTGGCCAAAACAAAGTACCCCGCTTAAGCAACGACCGGACTATTGCTGAAGCGCTGTTGCGCGTAAAAATTTAA
- a CDS encoding 1-deoxy-D-xylulose-5-phosphate reductoisomerase yields MKKRIAVLGSTGSIGTQALEVIQAHPEAFEVEVLTAHNNADLLITQALAVKPNVVVIGQETLYDKVFEALDAHNIKVYAGKNALNSVVQMDTIDVVLTAMVGYSGLEPTIKAIEAGKNIALANKETLVVAGQLITDLARAKGVNIYPVDSEHSAIFQCLVGEFHNPIEKIILTASGGPFRGKGQQFLSTVTREQALKHPNWDMGAKITIDSASLMNKGLEVIEAKWLFHLQNQQIDVVVHPQSIVHSLVQFQDGSLKAQLGLPDMKLPIQYALSYPHRLKNSFPRFNFVDYPQLTFEKPDVETFRNLALAFAAMEQGGNAACVLNAANEVAVQAFLEKKVGFLQMSDIIESCLAKVAYIAHPALTDYMATDQETRRVAQEMIKF; encoded by the coding sequence TTGAAAAAAAGAATAGCGGTACTAGGCTCTACTGGTTCCATCGGCACCCAGGCATTAGAAGTAATTCAGGCGCACCCCGAAGCCTTTGAAGTAGAAGTACTAACCGCCCACAACAACGCCGATTTACTCATTACCCAAGCGCTGGCGGTAAAACCCAATGTAGTAGTGATTGGCCAAGAAACTTTGTACGATAAAGTTTTTGAAGCGCTGGATGCGCACAATATAAAAGTTTACGCCGGTAAAAACGCTTTAAATTCGGTGGTGCAAATGGATACTATTGATGTAGTATTAACCGCCATGGTGGGTTATTCGGGCCTGGAACCTACCATTAAAGCCATTGAAGCGGGTAAAAACATTGCTCTGGCAAATAAGGAAACGTTGGTGGTAGCCGGCCAGTTAATTACCGATCTGGCCCGCGCTAAAGGGGTAAATATTTACCCCGTAGATTCAGAACACAGTGCTATTTTTCAATGTTTAGTTGGAGAGTTTCATAATCCGATTGAGAAGATAATTTTAACCGCTTCCGGGGGACCGTTCCGAGGCAAAGGCCAACAATTTTTAAGTACGGTAACCCGCGAGCAAGCTTTAAAGCACCCGAACTGGGACATGGGCGCTAAAATTACCATTGATTCGGCCTCGCTCATGAACAAAGGCTTGGAAGTAATTGAGGCCAAGTGGCTGTTTCATTTGCAAAATCAGCAGATAGACGTAGTCGTGCATCCGCAATCGATTGTGCATTCGCTGGTGCAGTTTCAGGATGGATCATTGAAAGCCCAATTAGGTTTGCCCGATATGAAACTGCCTATTCAATACGCCTTAAGTTACCCCCACAGACTAAAAAACAGCTTTCCCCGTTTTAACTTCGTTGATTATCCGCAGCTAACCTTCGAGAAGCCCGATGTAGAAACTTTCCGCAATTTAGCACTGGCTTTTGCGGCCATGGAGCAGGGTGGTAATGCGGCTTGTGTCTTAAATGCTGCCAACGAAGTAGCCGTGCAGGCTTTTTTAGAGAAGAAAGTAGGTTTTTTGCAAATGTCCGACATAATCGAAAGTTGTCTGGCAAAAGTTGCTTATATTGCTCATCCGGCACTTACCGATTATATGGCTACCGATCAAGAAACCCGTCGGGTAGCGCAAGAAATGATTAAGTTTTAA
- the rseP gene encoding RIP metalloprotease RseP — translation MDFSEIEFLDLFVTIAQFLLGLSFLVAIHEFGHMLTAKWFGMRVEKYAIGFPPKIIGKQIGETEYMIGAIPLGGFVKISGMVDESLDTNMLNEPPKPYEFRAKPAWQRLIVMLGGVLVNVLAGIIIFVLLLYIYGERYLLINDATYGIVATTVGQQIGLKDGDKIVKVNGKAIKEFDEINNPDLLLDNDQINYTINRDGKFIEIKPSANLLNEIIKENEPVAAERSPFVVIDVTKKKAIKAGLKAGDKIVQVAGQPVQYYHQFYKALQSNKGKVTKIVVERGNQNLALQVPVNKRGLLGIEVKSLLNYKTRHYTFAQSIPRGAQKAFNIIVLNIKGFSKIFRGKIKASNAVSGPIGIASLFGGSWVMFWSLVGMLSMVLAFMNLLPIPALDGGHVMFLTYEMVTGQKPSDKFLENAQKVGMVLLLGLMVYAFGNDIYKLFT, via the coding sequence ATGGATTTTTCTGAAATAGAATTTTTAGATCTTTTTGTTACAATCGCTCAATTTCTTTTGGGTCTTTCTTTTTTAGTGGCCATTCATGAATTTGGCCACATGTTAACGGCCAAATGGTTTGGTATGCGGGTAGAAAAATACGCTATCGGCTTTCCTCCCAAGATTATTGGGAAACAAATCGGCGAAACCGAGTACATGATTGGCGCGATCCCTTTGGGCGGTTTCGTTAAAATCTCCGGAATGGTAGATGAGTCTTTGGATACCAACATGTTAAACGAGCCACCTAAACCCTACGAGTTCAGGGCTAAACCTGCTTGGCAGCGCTTAATTGTAATGCTGGGTGGTGTTTTGGTAAACGTGTTGGCAGGTATTATCATATTTGTTTTATTGCTTTACATTTATGGCGAAAGGTACCTGCTGATTAATGATGCAACCTATGGCATAGTAGCAACTACGGTGGGCCAGCAAATAGGTCTTAAAGATGGGGACAAAATAGTAAAGGTTAATGGCAAAGCTATCAAAGAGTTTGATGAAATTAATAATCCGGACTTGTTGCTGGATAACGATCAAATCAATTACACTATTAACCGCGATGGTAAATTTATAGAAATTAAGCCTTCTGCTAATTTACTGAATGAGATTATAAAAGAAAACGAGCCAGTAGCAGCAGAGCGTAGCCCGTTCGTAGTTATCGATGTTACAAAGAAAAAAGCCATAAAAGCTGGTTTAAAAGCCGGAGATAAAATAGTTCAGGTAGCAGGGCAACCTGTTCAATATTATCATCAATTTTATAAGGCTTTACAAAGTAATAAAGGCAAAGTAACTAAAATTGTTGTAGAAAGAGGAAACCAAAATTTGGCCTTACAAGTGCCGGTAAATAAAAGAGGCCTTTTAGGTATAGAAGTAAAAAGCTTACTAAATTATAAGACAAGGCATTATACTTTTGCGCAATCCATCCCCAGAGGTGCTCAAAAAGCCTTTAATATTATTGTGCTTAATATTAAAGGCTTCAGTAAAATTTTCCGCGGCAAAATCAAAGCCAGTAATGCGGTAAGTGGGCCTATTGGTATTGCCAGTTTATTTGGTGGCTCTTGGGTCATGTTTTGGTCGTTAGTTGGCATGCTTTCCATGGTTCTGGCCTTTATGAACTTGTTACCTATTCCTGCCTTGGATGGCGGGCACGTCATGTTTTTAACCTACGAAATGGTAACGGGCCAAAAGCCTTCGGATAAATTTTTAGAAAATGCCCAGAAAGTGGGCATGGTGCTTTTATTAGGCTTAATGGTTTATGCCTTTGGCAACGATATCTATAAATTATTTACCTGA
- a CDS encoding LysM peptidoglycan-binding domain-containing protein, with protein sequence MQRRRRYSGWLVFLIFLSYHLVRAQAPIADSLLTSKTKELTEQHLVQPGDTYYRLAKLYQVPVDSLISWNGEILPAGKFIRVRPKVASDLTPSSESGSSAPVSPTNALFKSTKSKSTVVAVPPNTPVSTTITPAPVIHKTVQRVMVVPFDPYLYFSDADEDIARQSRVPRPQVRYGFRSRLSALLTPPGFETINLLRTGTNRNADSLPEIYKSLNYQYRNVTSSRFNPLPPKQKAIMSGPKTWFLKQKEKAGIATVQEATVAAEGDKYYGVTVKSPNFYTYYNNRYQPDYYLFINQFEIHTDYSNCLDRTTQDFIREFTVHYTIFDAQGNLIAGNKVKIPYVSNMNDLEKISRDNLGKIAQRILADLPPPQIPESEAAQN encoded by the coding sequence ATGCAAAGAAGGAGAAGGTACAGCGGGTGGCTGGTTTTTTTAATTTTTTTATCTTATCATCTGGTCCGAGCGCAAGCGCCAATTGCTGATTCGCTCCTAACAAGCAAAACAAAAGAGCTTACTGAGCAGCACTTAGTTCAACCCGGCGATACGTATTACCGCTTGGCAAAATTATACCAGGTGCCGGTAGATTCATTGATATCCTGGAACGGAGAAATTCTACCCGCAGGTAAATTCATTCGTGTGCGTCCTAAAGTTGCCAGTGATTTAACTCCAAGCTCCGAATCCGGGAGTAGCGCACCTGTATCGCCTACTAATGCTTTGTTTAAGTCTACCAAAAGTAAAAGTACGGTTGTTGCTGTTCCGCCTAATACTCCGGTTAGTACTACCATCACACCTGCGCCGGTAATTCATAAAACAGTTCAGCGGGTAATGGTGGTGCCGTTTGATCCGTACCTGTACTTTTCGGATGCCGATGAGGATATCGCCCGCCAATCGCGGGTGCCACGGCCCCAAGTACGTTATGGTTTCCGGAGCCGGCTAAGCGCTTTGCTAACGCCGCCTGGTTTTGAAACAATTAATTTATTACGGACTGGTACCAATAGAAATGCGGATTCGCTCCCCGAGATTTATAAATCTTTAAATTACCAGTACCGGAATGTTACATCTTCCAGGTTTAATCCTTTGCCCCCGAAGCAAAAAGCCATAATGTCTGGTCCGAAAACTTGGTTTTTAAAACAGAAAGAGAAGGCCGGCATCGCTACCGTACAAGAAGCAACGGTAGCGGCGGAGGGAGATAAGTACTACGGCGTAACTGTGAAAAGCCCAAATTTTTATACGTACTATAACAACCGCTACCAGCCCGATTATTATTTATTCATTAACCAGTTCGAAATCCATACCGATTATAGTAATTGTCTCGACCGAACTACGCAGGATTTTATTCGGGAGTTTACGGTTCATTACACCATTTTTGATGCGCAGGGTAATTTAATAGCCGGCAATAAAGTAAAAATACCGTACGTGTCGAATATGAATGATCTGGAGAAAATAAGCCGGGATAATTTAGGTAAGATAGCCCAACGCATTTTAGCCGATCTGCCACCCCCGCAAATTCCGGAATCGGAAGCCGCTCAGAATTAA
- a CDS encoding OmpA family protein — translation MRRIFVFNLFLVLLCGTFEPVQAQTKLSLKRKVSSDSTAHRFQPKAEVVIDFPNLNKISFFENRRELRTINRLEKRKEYAKALPLLRNYVNNFGIENFYRNTSLLWRLAQLYERANDLDHAKAFYRLALKHTRSDITKIQLYYDSLEAKSKSLYLPLNFYYELVEYRKAVNTFQPPKGVYTNMGPDVNSKYEDYGPTMNANTNNLIFTSRRNRGPSINSGYNEDLFYTENINGNWEKAKSFGKPINSTYNEGSACLSKDGQTLYFARCDCRDCHGNCDLYVAKKMKDGTWGNIKNLGMQVNSPSWDSQPTLSRSEDTLYFASDRLGGFGTSDIYFTAKQKNSRWGPAKNMGPVINTRESEVSPFFHPKYQVLYFSSRGQLLNNGDFDIYKTYRVNGRWQEPRNIGPLVNGKGSEYYFTIDGKSENLYYARSEANDLKNLDLYSFPLPMEAQPLAVTRLEGTLVDSVTNSPLAGIVSVIDLTNGIEVASKYIRNDGSFDFDLIDQNRYMLLIQSPDFFSVEKEIDLKQDTVLKIMTSAINYKIPLIFKNIEFDEGKSDIKPIMEPILDRIVLFLADHPTFTLKIGGHTDASGDPEFNTELSQKRADSIKKYIEQKGKIPDDRVQAWGYGSSEPLREEQTEEDRQINRRVEFKLVKPEPANLKE, via the coding sequence ATGCGTCGCATTTTTGTATTTAACTTATTTTTAGTTTTACTTTGCGGCACTTTTGAGCCAGTTCAGGCTCAAACTAAACTCTCGCTCAAAAGAAAAGTAAGTAGCGATAGTACGGCTCATCGGTTCCAGCCTAAAGCCGAAGTTGTGATTGACTTCCCTAACCTGAATAAAATCTCTTTTTTTGAAAACCGGCGAGAATTAAGAACGATAAACCGCCTCGAAAAACGCAAAGAATACGCGAAAGCCCTGCCTTTACTCCGAAATTACGTCAACAACTTTGGCATCGAAAATTTTTACCGCAATACCTCTTTATTGTGGCGTTTAGCGCAATTATACGAGCGAGCCAACGACCTGGATCATGCGAAAGCTTTTTACCGCTTGGCTCTTAAACATACGCGCTCCGATATTACTAAAATTCAGCTGTACTACGATTCGCTGGAAGCCAAAAGTAAATCGTTGTACTTGCCTTTAAATTTTTATTATGAACTGGTAGAGTACCGCAAAGCCGTTAATACTTTTCAGCCGCCTAAAGGCGTGTATACCAATATGGGTCCGGATGTTAACTCTAAGTACGAAGATTATGGCCCCACTATGAATGCCAACACCAACAATTTAATTTTTACCTCGCGCCGCAACCGCGGTCCTTCCATTAACTCGGGCTATAACGAAGATTTATTTTATACCGAAAACATAAATGGTAACTGGGAAAAGGCCAAATCGTTTGGCAAGCCCATTAACAGCACTTACAACGAAGGCTCCGCTTGCTTGAGCAAAGATGGCCAAACCTTGTATTTTGCCCGCTGCGATTGCCGCGACTGCCACGGCAATTGTGATTTATACGTGGCCAAAAAAATGAAAGATGGTACCTGGGGCAACATTAAAAACCTGGGCATGCAGGTAAACAGCCCTTCCTGGGATTCGCAACCAACCTTATCCCGGAGCGAAGACACTTTGTATTTTGCTTCGGATCGCTTAGGTGGCTTTGGTACTTCCGACATTTATTTTACCGCCAAACAGAAAAATAGCCGCTGGGGACCCGCTAAAAACATGGGACCGGTCATCAATACCCGCGAAAGCGAAGTAAGCCCGTTTTTTCACCCGAAATACCAAGTATTATACTTTAGTTCGCGGGGGCAATTACTAAATAACGGTGATTTTGATATTTACAAAACCTATCGCGTGAATGGCCGGTGGCAAGAACCGCGCAATATTGGCCCACTGGTAAATGGCAAAGGTAGCGAATATTATTTTACCATCGATGGCAAATCCGAGAACCTGTATTATGCCCGCTCCGAGGCCAACGATTTAAAAAATCTGGATTTATATTCTTTTCCGCTGCCCATGGAAGCGCAACCCCTAGCGGTAACCCGCCTGGAAGGTACGCTCGTGGATTCGGTTACCAACTCCCCACTGGCTGGTATTGTTTCGGTAATTGATTTAACCAACGGCATTGAAGTAGCCTCCAAGTACATCCGCAACGATGGTTCTTTTGATTTTGATTTAATTGACCAGAACCGCTACATGCTTCTCATCCAGAGCCCCGACTTTTTTAGCGTAGAGAAAGAAATTGATTTGAAACAGGATACGGTACTCAAAATTATGACGTCGGCTATTAACTATAAAATACCTTTAATTTTTAAAAATATTGAGTTCGACGAAGGCAAATCGGACATTAAACCCATTATGGAACCAATACTTGATCGGATTGTCTTGTTTCTGGCTGATCATCCTACTTTTACATTAAAAATTGGTGGTCATACCGATGCGAGCGGCGACCCGGAGTTTAATACCGAATTATCGCAGAAACGCGCTGATTCCATTAAAAAATACATTGAGCAAAAAGGCAAAATTCCGGACGACCGGGTGCAAGCCTGGGGTTATGGCAGTTCGGAGCCCTTACGCGAAGAACAAACCGAAGAAGACCGGCAGATTAACCGGCGTGTGGAGTTTAAATTAGTAAAACCAGAACCTGCTAATTTGAAAGAATAA
- the lon gene encoding endopeptidase La — protein MDYNAAILHELFLANSRSDDPEDMISIITTEPENDDFASKKIPELLPILPVRNTVLFPGVVLPITVTRKKSIRLVRKAYRGNKILGVIAQKNTKSDDPTLADLYAVGTMAKILKMLVLPDGNTTIIIQGQTRFQIKEVVREIPYLTATVSYCQESFPAKPSKEVKALVQSLKDAAAKMLKLNPEIPQEAQVALDNIDSPSFLTHFLSSNINVEVQQKQSLLEINDGVERGTTLLQLMLREIQMLEIKHEIHNKVHTDIDQQQRDYFLRQQIKVLQDELGFDGPDQEIERFREAAKKKKWPEAVAKHFNKEIEKLARLNPAAAEYPVSVNYVEFLLELPWGEYTRDNFNLKRTKKILDADHYGLEKVKERIIEYLAVLKLKNDMKAPILCLYGPPGVGKTSLGRSIAKSLGRKYVRMSLGGVRDEAEIRGHRKTYVGAMPGKIVSQIKKIGSANPVIVLDEIDKISSDFRGDPSSALLEVLDPEQNSTFVDNYLEVEYDLSKVLFIATANALDTIQPALRDRMEIIDITGYTIEEKTEIAKKHLVPKQKAEHGLEPKDVVFSAAAIQKIIEDYTRESGVRGLERKIGAVTRNIAKAKAMDEEFKKIIEPADVVKILGPEIFDKEMYQDNDTAGVVTGLAWTSVGGDILFIESILSRGKGKLTLSGQLGDVMKESAITALSYLKAHALDLSIDYRIFDQYDLHIHFPEGAVPKDGPSAGIAIFTSIASVFTQRKIRSHLAMTGEITLRGKVLPVGGIKEKILAAKRAGIKDVILCQKNRKDINEIPTEYLKDLQIHFVDKAPDVLQIALLQEKVTNPLNLELSEPVPPVPAEV, from the coding sequence ATGGATTATAACGCTGCTATTCTTCACGAGTTGTTTCTCGCTAATTCCCGGAGCGACGACCCGGAAGATATGATTTCTATTATTACTACTGAACCCGAAAACGACGACTTTGCTAGTAAAAAAATACCCGAATTGCTGCCTATTTTACCGGTGCGCAATACCGTTTTATTTCCGGGAGTGGTGCTGCCGATTACCGTTACCCGCAAAAAATCTATCCGGTTGGTGCGTAAAGCTTACCGCGGAAACAAAATACTAGGTGTAATAGCTCAGAAAAATACTAAAAGTGATGATCCTACTCTCGCCGATCTGTACGCGGTAGGTACCATGGCTAAAATCTTAAAAATGCTGGTGTTGCCTGACGGAAATACTACCATTATTATTCAAGGCCAAACCCGTTTTCAAATTAAAGAAGTAGTTCGCGAAATTCCTTATTTAACGGCTACGGTTAGTTATTGCCAGGAGTCCTTTCCGGCAAAGCCCAGCAAAGAAGTAAAAGCCTTGGTGCAGTCGCTGAAAGATGCCGCGGCGAAAATGTTGAAACTGAATCCGGAAATCCCCCAAGAAGCCCAGGTGGCGCTCGATAACATTGATTCGCCCAGCTTTTTAACGCATTTTCTGTCGTCGAATATCAACGTGGAAGTGCAGCAAAAACAATCGCTTCTGGAAATTAACGATGGGGTAGAGCGCGGTACCACCTTGCTGCAATTGATGCTGCGCGAAATTCAAATGCTCGAAATCAAGCACGAGATTCATAATAAAGTACACACCGATATTGACCAACAGCAGCGGGATTATTTCCTGCGGCAGCAAATAAAAGTTTTACAGGATGAGCTCGGTTTCGACGGCCCGGACCAGGAAATAGAACGTTTCCGGGAGGCCGCTAAAAAGAAGAAGTGGCCCGAAGCGGTAGCGAAACATTTTAACAAAGAAATTGAAAAATTAGCACGTTTAAACCCCGCCGCGGCCGAGTACCCGGTATCGGTAAATTACGTGGAATTTTTGCTGGAATTGCCTTGGGGCGAGTACACCCGGGATAATTTTAATTTAAAAAGAACCAAGAAAATTCTGGATGCCGATCATTACGGCTTGGAGAAAGTAAAAGAGCGCATTATTGAATATTTAGCGGTTTTAAAGCTAAAGAACGATATGAAAGCGCCTATTTTGTGTTTATACGGCCCACCGGGCGTAGGCAAAACGTCGCTGGGCCGTTCTATCGCCAAGTCTTTAGGGCGCAAGTATGTCAGAATGTCATTGGGTGGCGTGCGCGACGAAGCCGAGATCCGGGGTCACCGGAAAACCTACGTGGGGGCCATGCCGGGCAAAATCGTGAGCCAGATAAAAAAGATTGGATCAGCGAATCCGGTTATTGTACTGGACGAAATTGATAAAATTTCTTCCGATTTTCGGGGCGATCCTTCGTCGGCCTTGTTGGAAGTATTGGATCCGGAGCAAAACAGCACCTTCGTAGATAATTACTTAGAGGTAGAGTACGACTTATCAAAAGTTTTATTTATTGCTACCGCCAATGCTCTGGATACTATTCAACCGGCTTTGCGCGACCGCATGGAAATTATTGATATTACGGGCTACACCATCGAAGAAAAAACCGAAATAGCTAAAAAACACCTGGTACCGAAGCAAAAAGCCGAACACGGCTTAGAGCCTAAGGATGTTGTTTTTTCGGCGGCGGCCATTCAAAAAATTATCGAAGATTATACTCGCGAGTCGGGCGTACGGGGCTTGGAACGGAAAATTGGCGCCGTTACCCGGAACATTGCTAAAGCCAAAGCAATGGACGAAGAATTTAAAAAAATAATCGAGCCAGCCGATGTCGTAAAAATTCTGGGACCAGAAATCTTTGATAAAGAAATGTACCAGGATAACGATACCGCCGGCGTAGTTACCGGATTAGCCTGGACGTCGGTAGGCGGTGATATTTTGTTTATCGAATCTATCCTGAGCCGGGGTAAAGGTAAATTAACTTTATCGGGGCAACTGGGCGATGTAATGAAAGAATCGGCCATTACGGCACTTTCTTATCTGAAAGCACATGCTTTGGATTTGAGTATTGATTACCGGATTTTTGATCAGTACGATTTGCACATTCACTTTCCGGAAGGAGCCGTACCCAAAGATGGTCCTTCGGCGGGTATTGCTATTTTTACTTCAATTGCTTCGGTGTTTACCCAGCGCAAAATACGTTCGCATTTGGCTATGACCGGTGAGATTACCTTGCGGGGTAAAGTTTTGCCGGTAGGTGGCATCAAAGAAAAAATATTAGCTGCTAAACGGGCCGGTATAAAAGATGTGATTTTGTGCCAGAAAAACCGGAAGGATATCAACGAAATTCCAACTGAATACTTGAAAGACTTGCAAATTCACTTTGTAGATAAGGCGCCGGACGTGCTGCAAATTGCTTTACTCCAGGAAAAAGTAACTAATCCGTTAAACCTGGAACTGAGCGAACCTGTACCTCCCGTTCCGGCTGAAGTTTAG
- the porQ gene encoding type IX secretion system protein PorQ yields the protein MPINYRTIFTFLIFIQAFPGWSQVGSRQTFSFLDYPAGARLAALGSINVSSPSTDVTMLQANPALLQSEMHQHLALSYTDYLADISLSSVFYAVNHPKLGQWGAGLQYMGYGAFTQTDPTGVATGSFSVHDYVLSVTHATTIKPFTLGGTLKIALSGIAEYKAVAALVDLGGVYKHPEKELYIGLALKNIGYQLKTYTGENQEAMPFDAQLGLTYRPEHLPVQLSITAHHLQQFNISYTDTAQTSLYLVNAPAQSFGDKIARHFVVSSQFLLSKNFNVLFGYNHLRRQELRLETKSGGAGLSVGATVRIKTFELTFTHAYYHVAGASNAFTVISNVAPLFKKKTKV from the coding sequence ATGCCGATAAATTACCGAACCATTTTTACTTTTTTAATTTTTATACAAGCGTTTCCGGGCTGGAGCCAGGTAGGCAGCCGGCAAACTTTTTCTTTTTTAGATTATCCGGCGGGTGCTCGCTTAGCCGCTTTGGGCAGCATAAATGTTTCCTCACCCAGTACCGATGTTACGATGCTGCAGGCCAATCCGGCGTTATTGCAATCCGAGATGCATCAACACCTGGCGCTGAGCTATACCGATTACCTGGCCGATATTTCGTTAAGTTCCGTTTTTTACGCCGTCAATCATCCTAAACTTGGACAATGGGGAGCAGGATTACAGTATATGGGTTACGGTGCCTTCACCCAAACAGATCCAACGGGTGTAGCAACAGGTAGTTTTTCGGTGCATGATTATGTGTTAAGTGTTACACATGCTACTACCATTAAACCGTTTACTTTAGGAGGAACCCTGAAAATAGCACTTTCGGGAATTGCCGAGTATAAAGCGGTAGCGGCTTTGGTAGATTTAGGTGGCGTTTATAAACATCCGGAAAAAGAATTGTACATAGGCTTAGCGCTTAAAAATATTGGTTATCAGCTTAAAACATATACCGGCGAGAACCAGGAAGCCATGCCTTTTGACGCCCAGCTTGGGTTAACTTACAGGCCGGAGCACCTGCCTGTGCAATTATCGATAACGGCGCATCACTTGCAACAATTTAATATTAGTTACACCGACACCGCTCAAACCAGCCTATATCTAGTAAATGCGCCTGCGCAATCGTTTGGTGATAAAATAGCCCGGCATTTTGTGGTAAGCAGTCAGTTTTTACTCAGTAAAAATTTTAACGTGCTGTTCGGTTACAATCATTTACGCCGGCAGGAGCTGCGTCTGGAAACTAAATCAGGCGGGGCGGGTTTATCTGTAGGAGCTACCGTGCGAATAAAAACGTTTGAGCTAACTTTTACCCATGCGTATTACCACGTAGCGGGCGCGAGTAATGCATTTACGGTTATTTCTAATGTAGCGCCCCTTTTTAAAAAGAAAACTAAGGTTTAA